In Pseudoalteromonas xiamenensis, the following are encoded in one genomic region:
- a CDS encoding CPBP family intramembrane glutamic endopeptidase, translating into MNSSQYRWCELIFVFFGLPLMAYQFRAQLANWLLPALIILMAICAFLLLTDPHFKRFRLTTLGTFSAVKQRLFTFFLIGALFSGMLYGLINQDNWFALPRQSPLDWLRLLIVYPLLSVLPQELIFRSYFFHRYKRIIPKKSHRVILSALTFALAHCVYDNLMAILLSFCGGLLFAYTYAQSRSLLVCVLEHSLWGLWIFTLGLGGYLDSGANW; encoded by the coding sequence TTGAACTCTTCTCAATATCGGTGGTGTGAACTGATTTTTGTGTTTTTTGGTTTGCCTTTAATGGCATATCAATTCCGAGCACAACTTGCTAACTGGCTGCTTCCTGCATTAATAATCCTTATGGCGATCTGCGCCTTTTTGTTACTTACCGACCCGCATTTCAAGCGCTTTAGGTTAACAACCTTAGGTACATTTTCCGCAGTGAAACAACGTCTTTTCACCTTTTTCCTAATCGGTGCGCTATTCTCTGGCATGCTTTATGGCCTTATCAATCAAGACAACTGGTTTGCCCTACCACGGCAATCTCCATTAGATTGGCTAAGACTACTGATTGTGTACCCGCTGCTCTCCGTGTTGCCACAAGAGCTTATATTTAGGAGTTATTTCTTTCATCGCTACAAACGAATTATTCCGAAAAAATCACACCGTGTGATCCTAAGCGCGTTAACGTTTGCTTTGGCTCATTGCGTCTACGATAACTTGATGGCTATTCTGCTGTCGTTTTGTGGGGGCTTGTTATTTGCGTACACTTACGCACAAAGCCGTTCACTTTTGGTGTGTGTACTAGAACATAGTTTGTGGGGGCTTTGGATATTTACGTTGGGATTGGGTGGATATCTAGACTCTGGGGCAAATTGGTAA
- the rnm gene encoding RNase RNM, translated as MTKYDLHSHTHYSDGRLTVSELLDRAVERNVDVLAITDHDSVQAISEANRLIDEKQLQLSLVSGVEISTKWHSFEIHVVGLDINIASSALVDLLDSQTQKREARAIEIGNRLAKAGYLDVYSDAKALAEQGQITRAHFAQVLVNRGVAKNLQGVFNKFLTRGNTGYVPSEWCTIADAVSAIKSSGGIAVLAHPGRYKMSNKWLRKLLDEFSNAGGRAIEVALPQQAPCERQFLGQLCQEYGLLGSQGSDFHYPTPWSDLGKNLYLPKDCQGVWQFWEEKGE; from the coding sequence ATCACCAAATACGATTTGCACAGCCACACCCATTATTCAGATGGCCGATTAACCGTTTCTGAACTGCTCGACAGGGCTGTTGAAAGAAACGTTGATGTGTTGGCGATAACCGATCACGATTCAGTGCAAGCTATTTCGGAAGCGAATCGTCTAATTGATGAGAAACAGTTACAGCTTTCCTTAGTTAGTGGCGTCGAGATTTCGACGAAATGGCACAGTTTTGAAATACACGTCGTTGGATTAGACATCAACATAGCATCATCGGCGCTAGTTGACTTACTTGATTCGCAAACCCAAAAAAGAGAAGCTCGAGCCATTGAAATTGGCAACCGACTGGCCAAAGCGGGCTACCTCGATGTTTATTCTGACGCTAAGGCGCTTGCCGAGCAGGGACAAATTACGCGCGCTCATTTCGCACAGGTATTGGTTAATCGTGGCGTTGCAAAAAATTTGCAAGGCGTGTTTAACAAGTTTCTTACACGCGGCAACACAGGGTATGTTCCATCAGAATGGTGTACGATAGCGGATGCGGTGAGTGCAATAAAATCGTCTGGCGGTATAGCTGTATTGGCACACCCAGGACGTTATAAAATGTCAAACAAGTGGTTACGAAAGTTGTTAGACGAGTTTTCTAATGCAGGAGGTAGGGCAATCGAGGTTGCGCTACCACAACAAGCGCCTTGTGAAAGACAATTTTTAGGTCAGCTTTGTCAAGAATATGGTCTACTGGGAAGCCAAGGCTCCGATTTTCACTATCCTACGCCTTGGTCAGACTTAGGAAAAAATTTATATTTGCCTAAAGATTGTCAGGGTGTTTGGCAATTTTGGGAAGAAAAAGGAGAGTAA
- the trpB gene encoding tryptophan synthase subunit beta, with product MSNKGYFGDFGGMFVPELLVPALKQLDAEFEKAQNDPAFLTEFNQLLTEYAGRPTPLTLTRNLVKNPKVKLYLKREDLLHGGAHKTNQVLGQALLTKRMGKNEVIAETGAGQHGVATALACALLGLKCRIYMGAKDVERQQPNVFRMRLMGAEVIPVTAGSGTLKDAVNEALRDWSANYKTAHYLLGTAAGPHPFPTIVREFQKMIGIEAKEQVLNAEGRLPDAVIACVGGGSNAIGMFADFIGDSSVKLIGVEPAGKGLDTEEHGAAICKGSKGILHGAYTFIMQNQDGQIEESYSVSAGLDYPAVGPQHAYLAETGRAQYVGITDDEALDAFQALAKNEGIIPALESSHALAYALKYAEAQTEETILVVNLSGRGDKDLTHVHQVLAKRGSL from the coding sequence ATGAGTAACAAAGGTTATTTTGGCGATTTTGGTGGCATGTTTGTCCCAGAATTATTAGTGCCAGCATTAAAACAACTAGATGCAGAATTTGAAAAAGCGCAAAACGATCCTGCGTTTTTGACGGAGTTTAATCAACTCCTTACTGAGTACGCAGGACGACCAACACCACTTACTCTAACGCGTAATTTAGTAAAAAATCCGAAAGTAAAACTCTATTTGAAACGTGAAGATTTACTTCATGGTGGCGCGCACAAAACAAATCAGGTATTAGGGCAAGCACTGTTGACTAAAAGAATGGGCAAGAATGAAGTCATTGCTGAAACTGGTGCTGGTCAACATGGCGTAGCGACAGCATTAGCATGCGCGCTCCTTGGCTTAAAATGCCGTATCTATATGGGTGCAAAAGACGTCGAACGCCAACAACCCAACGTATTTCGTATGCGTTTAATGGGCGCAGAAGTGATACCGGTTACCGCGGGTTCTGGAACGCTGAAAGACGCAGTAAACGAAGCGCTTCGTGATTGGTCAGCGAACTATAAGACTGCACATTACCTACTAGGTACAGCGGCCGGCCCCCACCCATTCCCAACAATTGTCCGTGAATTCCAAAAAATGATTGGAATAGAGGCGAAAGAGCAAGTGCTTAATGCAGAAGGCCGTTTGCCGGATGCTGTAATAGCTTGTGTGGGCGGCGGTTCAAATGCAATCGGGATGTTCGCCGATTTCATTGGTGACTCAAGTGTAAAATTAATTGGCGTAGAGCCTGCTGGCAAAGGTTTAGATACCGAGGAACATGGTGCGGCTATCTGTAAAGGTTCAAAAGGCATTTTGCACGGAGCTTACACGTTTATTATGCAAAACCAAGACGGCCAGATAGAGGAGTCGTATTCCGTATCTGCTGGACTTGATTATCCCGCCGTAGGTCCTCAACATGCGTATTTGGCTGAAACTGGTCGTGCGCAATACGTTGGCATCACAGATGACGAAGCGCTGGATGCGTTCCAAGCCTTAGCAAAAAATGAAGGGATTATCCCAGCGCTTGAATCAAGCCATGCCCTTGCGTACGCGCTAAAATACGCCGAAGCGCAAACCGAAGAGACCATCCTTGTTGTGAATCTAAGTGGACGAGGCGATAAAGACCTAACCCATGTTCACCAAGTATTAGCGAAGAGAGGTTCACTATGA
- the trpD gene encoding anthranilate phosphoribosyltransferase, translated as MDILNILLKNESLNFEQSQTFFDAIMQGNVSDIELTAALVALKLKGETVDEIAGAAASMRKHAIPFNSNGLATADSCGTGGDGSNTINVSTTAAIVAAACGIPMVKHGNRDVSSKSGSADLLKTLGINIDMSPAQAEECLRKTGFTFLFAPLYHQGVKHAMPVRTELKTRTIFNILGPLANPAQPDIQLLGVYDAKLCLPMAQTLQKLGTKHAMVVHGAGTDEIALHGNTIVAELKNGVIREYQLTPENFGLANYSLESIAGDTPDYNAKASIAILSGQGLPAHNAAIAANVAALLYMQGRFDSLNVACDFVLSTLESGQAIKTLESIKEVSHG; from the coding sequence ATGGACATACTCAATATTCTATTGAAAAACGAGTCATTAAACTTTGAACAAAGCCAAACATTTTTCGATGCGATCATGCAAGGCAACGTGAGTGATATTGAATTGACCGCGGCGCTTGTCGCACTAAAGTTGAAAGGTGAAACAGTCGATGAAATCGCAGGGGCCGCTGCTTCCATGCGTAAACACGCTATTCCTTTTAACTCTAACGGACTTGCGACAGCCGATAGTTGCGGTACAGGCGGTGATGGTTCAAACACCATTAACGTAAGCACTACCGCCGCGATTGTCGCGGCTGCATGCGGGATCCCGATGGTCAAACATGGAAACCGCGACGTGTCGAGTAAATCAGGTTCAGCTGACTTGCTTAAAACATTAGGCATCAATATTGATATGTCGCCAGCTCAAGCTGAAGAATGTTTACGCAAAACTGGGTTTACGTTTTTATTTGCACCGCTCTATCATCAAGGTGTAAAACATGCGATGCCAGTAAGAACAGAGCTAAAAACGCGCACCATTTTCAATATTTTAGGTCCACTTGCCAACCCAGCACAGCCAGACATACAGCTCCTTGGCGTGTACGATGCTAAGTTATGTTTACCAATGGCTCAAACCCTGCAAAAGTTAGGAACAAAACATGCTATGGTCGTTCATGGCGCTGGAACGGATGAAATCGCGCTTCATGGCAATACCATCGTAGCTGAACTAAAGAATGGTGTGATTCGCGAGTATCAACTCACACCAGAAAACTTTGGACTTGCAAACTATTCACTTGAATCGATTGCTGGGGATACGCCAGACTACAATGCTAAAGCCAGCATCGCCATTCTTTCTGGACAAGGATTACCTGCACACAATGCAGCAATTGCGGCCAATGTAGCCGCCCTTCTCTACATGCAAGGTCGATTTGATTCGCTCAATGTCGCCTGTGACTTTGTTCTATCAACGTTAGAAAGTGGTCAAGCGATAAAAACATTAGAATCAATTAAAGAGGTAAGTCATGGCTAA
- a CDS encoding sodium-dependent transporter yields the protein MSSNREHFSSRLGFILAAAGSAVGIGNLVGFPVSATKNGGGAFLLIYALFVAFICLPVMMAEMAMGRKAQKDPYGAYKKLSDRSTKWSIAGMLGVITPFMIAVFYMVITVWIFGYLAQTTLGNLDLLAQPEHFDTFINNTNVFWYMIVVAVIVNLILVGGVKEGIEKASKVLMPALFVLLIGLVAYVLTLDNAMAGVKFYIVPDISKLNAGVLNGALSQAFFSLSLGMGILMTYASYISKKDDIVGGARMVAITDSLVAFIAGLMVLPAIFSFNPNTNPEELSDSSVSMIFVYLPKLLLALQSDIGYVGASLVAGVFFLLVFFAAITSLVSIVEVPTATLIEEARLSRKKALMVLAASIGILTVMCTMSFGMVEWLTKFTWYGGANKSMFDLVYDIFYDTILPLNGLIVCIFVMYKWKKAKLSEELAQGCEGYEGSWMEKYVNFSLSTFIPVILLAIFINTVATKFFGTSLFGF from the coding sequence ATGAGTAGCAATCGAGAGCATTTTAGCTCGCGACTAGGGTTTATTTTAGCGGCCGCAGGATCGGCAGTAGGTATTGGAAACCTAGTGGGTTTCCCTGTCTCTGCAACAAAAAACGGTGGTGGCGCATTTCTTCTCATCTACGCATTGTTTGTAGCGTTCATTTGTTTACCTGTCATGATGGCCGAAATGGCGATGGGTCGAAAAGCCCAAAAAGACCCATATGGTGCCTACAAGAAACTGTCGGACCGTTCAACGAAATGGTCAATAGCGGGTATGCTTGGTGTGATCACGCCATTTATGATCGCGGTATTTTATATGGTCATCACTGTCTGGATTTTCGGTTATCTTGCTCAGACAACACTCGGTAATTTGGACCTGTTAGCGCAACCTGAACATTTTGATACATTTATCAACAACACCAACGTGTTCTGGTACATGATAGTAGTGGCTGTCATTGTTAATTTGATATTAGTTGGTGGCGTTAAAGAAGGAATTGAAAAGGCATCTAAAGTATTAATGCCAGCATTGTTTGTGTTATTGATTGGTTTAGTGGCTTATGTGCTTACACTTGATAACGCGATGGCTGGTGTGAAATTTTATATTGTGCCGGACATTTCCAAACTTAATGCAGGTGTATTGAACGGCGCGCTTTCACAAGCGTTTTTCTCGTTGTCATTAGGTATGGGGATTCTAATGACTTACGCGTCTTATATATCTAAAAAAGACGACATAGTTGGTGGTGCGCGTATGGTTGCCATTACCGATTCACTGGTCGCGTTTATCGCGGGATTAATGGTACTGCCTGCAATTTTCAGTTTTAACCCAAACACCAATCCTGAAGAACTGTCAGACTCGTCAGTTTCTATGATTTTTGTCTATTTGCCTAAACTGTTACTCGCATTGCAATCAGACATTGGCTACGTTGGCGCATCATTAGTTGCGGGTGTGTTCTTCCTGCTGGTTTTCTTTGCTGCTATTACATCGCTTGTGTCAATTGTTGAGGTACCTACCGCTACATTAATCGAAGAAGCTCGCCTGAGTCGTAAAAAGGCACTTATGGTGCTTGCTGCATCTATCGGTATTCTTACTGTGATGTGTACGATGTCATTTGGCATGGTTGAATGGTTAACCAAGTTTACTTGGTATGGTGGTGCTAACAAGAGCATGTTTGACTTGGTTTACGATATCTTCTACGACACTATTTTGCCTTTGAACGGGTTAATCGTGTGTATTTTTGTTATGTATAAATGGAAAAAAGCGAAACTTTCTGAAGAGCTAGCTCAAGGTTGTGAAGGCTATGAAGGCAGTTGGATGGAGAAGTACGTTAACTTCTCGCTATCGACCTTTATTCCTGTGATTTTGCTCGCCATTTTTATTAATACTGTCGCAACGAAATTTTTCGGTACCAGTCTATTCGGTTTCTAA
- the trpA gene encoding tryptophan synthase subunit alpha yields the protein MRRYDELFEQLNKKNEGAFVPFVTLGDPSKEQSIEIIKALIDGGADALELGIPFSDPIADGPVIQSANIRALNAHINTQDSFDIIKAIREYNANIPIGLLLYSNLVFAKGIDSFYEQARAVGVDSVLVADVPLHESKRFRQAAMANEIAPIFIATPNADDDTLRQCASYGRGYTYLLSRAGVTGTDTVAEMPAGDIVDKLLSYRAAPALLGFGISTPEHVKAALEAGAAGAISGSAVVKIIEQNLSDFPNMLTTLTQFVRSMKAATHR from the coding sequence ATGAGACGCTATGACGAACTGTTCGAACAGTTAAATAAGAAAAATGAAGGCGCATTTGTACCGTTTGTAACACTCGGTGATCCTTCTAAAGAACAGAGCATTGAAATAATCAAAGCCTTGATCGATGGCGGTGCAGACGCGTTAGAACTGGGTATTCCGTTTTCTGACCCTATCGCAGATGGTCCAGTAATTCAGTCTGCCAATATCCGTGCTCTGAACGCACATATTAATACCCAAGACAGTTTTGACATAATTAAAGCCATACGAGAGTACAACGCAAACATTCCTATTGGTTTGCTGCTGTACTCAAATTTGGTTTTTGCCAAGGGCATAGACTCATTTTATGAACAAGCTCGCGCCGTTGGTGTCGATTCCGTGCTCGTTGCTGATGTGCCTCTGCATGAATCTAAACGTTTTAGACAGGCGGCTATGGCAAATGAAATAGCCCCTATTTTTATCGCAACACCGAACGCGGACGATGATACGCTTCGCCAATGCGCGTCCTATGGTAGAGGTTATACCTATCTGCTTTCTCGTGCTGGCGTAACAGGTACAGACACCGTTGCTGAAATGCCTGCTGGGGACATTGTTGATAAATTGCTAAGCTATCGAGCGGCGCCTGCACTTCTTGGCTTTGGTATTTCCACACCGGAGCATGTAAAGGCTGCGTTAGAGGCTGGCGCTGCTGGAGCAATCAGTGGTTCGGCCGTCGTCAAAATCATCGAACAAAATCTTAGTGACTTTCCGAACATGCTCACTACGTTGACTCAATTCGTCCGTAGCATGAAAGCAGCGACACATCGATAA
- a CDS encoding AI-2E family transporter, with protein sequence MSQVSPAHRTLVILACLVIVFAGIKLASSIVIPFILAAFIAIICSPMLHFFARFHIPKGISILLIIAIVVGIGVSLAGLVGQSVTDFSKQLPSYKAQLQDKFVWLINIAATYGVPVDKQQLIKLFDPGQVFDVATNTLSSLGGVMANIFLIMLTVIFMLFEAPTLSQKVHLALDDPEMKMKAIDRFLESINSYLAIKTLVSLATGVLVSVFLWILGLDYFLLWGVIAFFLNYIPNIGSIIAAVPAVLLALVTLGPLESGIVAIGYVIINTVMGNIIEPKFMGKGLGLSTLVVFLSLIFWGWLLGTVGMLLSVPLTMVVKIGLENTEKGKWLAVLLGNVDENKDAH encoded by the coding sequence ATGTCTCAAGTTTCACCCGCACATCGAACACTAGTAATACTCGCTTGTCTGGTTATTGTTTTTGCCGGAATTAAGCTTGCTAGTAGCATAGTTATTCCATTTATATTGGCAGCGTTTATCGCCATTATTTGTAGTCCAATGCTTCATTTCTTTGCTCGGTTTCATATACCAAAAGGCATTTCTATTTTGCTTATTATCGCAATCGTGGTTGGTATAGGTGTGAGTTTAGCTGGATTGGTCGGGCAATCTGTAACGGATTTTTCGAAACAGCTTCCAAGTTACAAGGCTCAGCTACAAGACAAGTTCGTGTGGTTAATTAATATCGCGGCAACGTATGGCGTACCGGTTGACAAGCAGCAACTCATTAAGCTCTTTGATCCAGGCCAAGTATTTGATGTGGCTACAAATACTTTGTCGAGCCTAGGTGGTGTGATGGCAAACATATTCCTCATCATGTTAACTGTTATCTTTATGCTTTTCGAGGCGCCAACCTTAAGTCAAAAAGTGCATCTCGCATTAGATGACCCTGAAATGAAAATGAAAGCCATTGACCGATTCTTAGAGTCTATCAACAGTTATCTTGCCATCAAAACGCTTGTTTCGCTGGCCACCGGTGTGTTGGTGAGTGTTTTCCTCTGGATCCTCGGGTTGGATTATTTTCTGTTATGGGGCGTTATTGCTTTCTTTTTGAATTACATTCCAAACATTGGTTCAATCATCGCCGCCGTGCCCGCTGTTTTACTTGCACTTGTTACACTCGGTCCGTTGGAATCTGGAATTGTTGCAATTGGTTATGTCATCATTAATACGGTGATGGGCAATATCATTGAACCGAAATTTATGGGTAAAGGGCTTGGGTTATCAACGTTGGTTGTTTTCTTATCACTCATTTTTTGGGGATGGCTACTCGGAACGGTGGGTATGTTGTTGTCGGTTCCTCTCACTATGGTCGTTAAGATAGGTTTAGAAAATACAGAGAAAGGGAAGTGGCTTGCGGTCTTACTAGGGAACGTTGATGAAAACAAAGATGCCCACTAA
- a CDS encoding HU family DNA-binding protein: protein MNKKSLVELMSAQAELPKTHVNAALNSLLAIITKRLSEGDQVQLHNLGTFTLSYHPAKEGRNPQTGEKILIEGANKVLFKPAKALKEALSN, encoded by the coding sequence ATGAACAAAAAGTCGCTTGTTGAGCTTATGTCAGCACAAGCTGAACTACCGAAAACTCACGTAAACGCTGCATTAAATAGCCTACTTGCAATCATCACAAAACGTCTATCTGAAGGTGACCAAGTCCAACTTCACAATTTGGGGACGTTTACCCTGAGTTATCATCCTGCCAAAGAGGGTCGTAATCCACAGACAGGTGAGAAAATTTTAATAGAGGGTGCAAACAAAGTGTTGTTTAAGCCTGCCAAAGCGCTGAAAGAGGCACTTTCTAATTAA
- a CDS encoding inner membrane-spanning protein YciB, which translates to MALLFEYLPLILFFVVYKAVDIFWATGVLIIAAIVQLVYYKVSTGKIETRHWIFAGIAVVLGGMTLAFHDEQFIQWKVSIIYALLGLSILFGKLLFKTNLVEKALMGLFSSVQKEQEVEINIPNAIFNQLLVLWVFLFLSIAVLNLYVAFNYSLDTWVNFKVFGLMGITFIAIVFTMFKVYKFLPEEQ; encoded by the coding sequence ATGGCACTGTTATTCGAGTATTTGCCACTTATTTTATTTTTTGTCGTTTATAAAGCCGTCGACATTTTTTGGGCAACTGGCGTTTTAATCATCGCTGCGATTGTCCAATTGGTGTATTACAAAGTTTCTACTGGAAAAATAGAAACCCGACACTGGATTTTTGCGGGGATTGCCGTGGTGCTTGGAGGGATGACTCTGGCATTTCACGACGAACAGTTTATTCAATGGAAAGTCTCTATCATCTACGCACTACTCGGCTTGTCCATCTTATTTGGGAAACTGCTCTTTAAAACCAACTTAGTGGAAAAAGCATTAATGGGCCTTTTCTCTTCAGTGCAGAAAGAGCAAGAAGTTGAAATTAATATTCCTAACGCAATTTTTAATCAGCTTCTGGTACTTTGGGTTTTCCTATTTTTAAGTATTGCGGTCTTAAATCTTTACGTGGCGTTTAACTATTCGCTCGATACGTGGGTGAATTTTAAAGTGTTTGGATTGATGGGTATTACTTTTATCGCAATCGTATTTACGATGTTTAAAGTGTACAAGTTCTTACCAGAAGAACAGTAA
- a CDS encoding anthranilate synthase component 1, producing MIFSHITTQPGEVTSIRQRRDYIASPLSLYAALNKPNSLLLESAEIDSKDSVKSLILVDSAIRFECQGHTVYAKALSNNGKQVLPFLVTQLEDCDCSLSDDLLTISYRQTVGVFDENEKLKASNAFSALRTTLNAIKNNGDTPFGIFLGGVFAYDMVANFETLPNVPNGLNTCPDYVFYLAETLIVIDHQAQTTELIGNVFNGPEVHANCFEVGKQLEALNTTCNTHNTFNVNKISGNADVKVSIDDAMFCEQVNQLKKHIVDGDIFQVVPSRTFSIECKNSLFAYQQLKQQNPSPYMFYMQDEEFTLFGASPESALKYCSTSNQVEVYPIAGTRPRGKFADGRINPDLDSRIELELRNDQKERAEHLMLVDLARNDVARISQPGTRHAKELLKVDRYSQVMHLVSRVVGQLRRDLDALHAYQACMNMGTLVGAPKVKAAELIRHVEQTRRGSYGGAVGYLTGSGDMDTCIVIRSAFVKDDIAYVQAGAGVVFDSDPQSEANETRAKAQAVLRAIQSTYQGAAE from the coding sequence GTGATTTTTAGTCATATCACAACACAGCCAGGTGAAGTGACCAGTATACGGCAGCGACGGGACTACATTGCCAGTCCATTGTCGCTGTACGCTGCGCTCAACAAACCAAATTCATTGTTATTGGAGTCGGCAGAGATAGACTCAAAAGACAGTGTTAAGAGTTTAATATTAGTTGACAGTGCCATTCGCTTTGAATGCCAGGGACACACCGTATATGCAAAAGCATTATCCAATAACGGCAAACAAGTTTTACCTTTTCTTGTAACTCAGCTAGAAGACTGCGATTGCTCTTTGAGCGACGACCTACTTACGATTAGTTATCGTCAGACAGTCGGTGTGTTTGACGAAAATGAGAAACTTAAAGCAAGCAACGCCTTCTCAGCACTTCGCACCACGCTAAACGCCATTAAGAACAATGGTGACACGCCTTTCGGTATTTTCTTAGGGGGCGTCTTTGCGTACGACATGGTTGCTAACTTTGAAACCCTCCCTAACGTACCTAATGGCCTGAATACTTGTCCTGACTATGTATTTTACTTAGCCGAAACATTAATCGTGATTGATCACCAAGCGCAAACAACCGAATTAATCGGTAATGTGTTTAATGGTCCCGAAGTACATGCTAATTGTTTTGAAGTAGGTAAACAGCTTGAAGCGTTAAACACTACGTGCAATACCCATAACACGTTTAATGTGAACAAAATATCGGGCAATGCCGATGTAAAAGTAAGCATCGATGATGCAATGTTCTGCGAACAAGTTAATCAGCTAAAGAAACATATTGTCGACGGCGACATTTTCCAAGTTGTTCCTTCTCGTACGTTCTCGATTGAATGCAAAAATTCACTTTTTGCTTACCAGCAATTGAAGCAACAAAATCCCAGTCCATATATGTTCTATATGCAGGATGAAGAATTTACGTTATTCGGAGCTTCACCAGAATCTGCTTTAAAGTACTGCTCAACGTCGAATCAAGTTGAAGTCTACCCCATCGCAGGCACTCGCCCACGTGGTAAGTTTGCTGATGGTCGTATTAATCCTGATTTAGATAGCCGCATTGAGCTTGAACTGAGAAACGACCAAAAAGAACGAGCTGAGCATTTAATGCTTGTGGATTTGGCTCGCAATGATGTTGCCCGGATAAGCCAACCCGGTACTCGCCACGCGAAAGAATTACTGAAAGTTGACCGATATTCTCAAGTGATGCACTTGGTTTCTCGCGTTGTTGGCCAATTAAGACGCGACTTAGACGCTCTACACGCATACCAAGCTTGCATGAACATGGGTACGTTAGTCGGCGCTCCTAAAGTCAAAGCCGCTGAACTCATCCGTCACGTTGAGCAAACTCGTCGCGGCAGTTATGGTGGCGCGGTTGGTTATCTGACTGGTTCTGGTGATATGGACACGTGTATTGTCATTCGCTCTGCGTTCGTAAAAGACGATATAGCGTATGTGCAAGCGGGTGCAGGGGTTGTATTTGATTCTGATCCTCAATCTGAAGCGAACGAAACTCGAGCTAAAGCTCAGGCCGTATTAAGAGCAATTCAGTCAACCTATCAAGGGGCAGCGGAATGA
- a CDS encoding aminodeoxychorismate/anthranilate synthase component II produces MTTSTPCKIYFLDNFDSFSYNLVDELLLLGHDLVVYRNNIDASYLFNKMKEETAPVILVLSPGPGAPSEAGCLLELIEKCRGQFPMLGICLGHQALTQSYGGTVGHAGQTVHGKSSIIDISAHPVFEGMGNNIPVARYHSLMATSVPECLNVIAKYEDIPMAIYHENDNALGFQFHPESILTPNGDQLLKQSVDFLAKGVA; encoded by the coding sequence ATGACCACATCAACTCCATGCAAAATTTACTTTTTAGATAACTTTGATTCGTTTAGCTACAACCTCGTAGACGAATTGCTTTTACTTGGCCATGACCTTGTGGTGTATCGCAATAACATCGATGCCAGCTACTTATTCAATAAAATGAAAGAAGAAACCGCCCCCGTTATTCTCGTGCTCTCACCTGGGCCTGGAGCTCCATCCGAGGCAGGTTGTCTGCTGGAACTCATTGAGAAATGTCGCGGTCAATTTCCAATGCTTGGCATTTGTCTTGGGCACCAAGCGCTAACACAAAGTTACGGGGGCACTGTTGGGCACGCAGGTCAAACTGTGCATGGTAAATCATCGATTATCGATATTTCGGCACACCCTGTGTTTGAAGGAATGGGCAACAACATACCTGTCGCTCGCTATCATTCATTAATGGCGACCTCAGTACCTGAGTGCTTAAACGTCATTGCGAAATATGAAGATATTCCGATGGCAATTTACCATGAGAATGACAACGCTCTGGGTTTTCAATTCCATCCAGAATCCATTCTCACGCCAAACGGAGATCAATTACTAAAGCAAAGCGTAGACTTTTTAGCAAAAGGAGTGGCTTAA
- a CDS encoding PepSY domain-containing protein: MMRLFTLVAVIGLSIWSLPPAFGKTDSDTLTKKEAVELALKEYSGKTLKITDQGSYYIIRILGSNGRVLDVQVDKKTGAVRKD; this comes from the coding sequence ATGATGAGATTGTTCACTTTAGTTGCGGTGATTGGACTGAGTATTTGGTCTTTGCCACCAGCCTTTGGGAAAACAGACTCTGACACATTGACTAAAAAGGAAGCCGTTGAATTAGCATTAAAGGAATACAGCGGTAAGACACTTAAAATTACAGATCAAGGCTCGTACTACATCATTCGAATTCTCGGTTCAAATGGCCGGGTGCTTGATGTACAAGTAGACAAGAAGACAGGCGCTGTGCGTAAGGACTAA